In Solanum lycopersicum chromosome 3, SLM_r2.1, the genomic stretch GCACAGATGCAATTAGCCTGACCTGGAATTGGAAAATGACAACTTCAAGGTCATGTTACCACACTACACCTTAAATGGTATCGCAGACAGTTCAGCCCACATAATTCTCTAAAATTCCAAGCAACAATTTATACTTCTTATCACCTCCGCCTCAACATGGATACAAGAATCGTAACCGCAGAATCAGTCACCATGATAAATAGTGAAAGACGGCATAATACCTAGCTATGTTGCTCGTACACTCCAAAAATGGTGTTGCACTCGTGTCGGATCCTCTAAAAATGTACTACTTTTGGAAGATCTGACACGCACCCGGGGGTATTTTTGAAAAGCAAACACGTGCAAGCAAAAATTTTCACCAAACAAAGACGCGCTATTTTCAAAATGTGACATTGAAATGCCATGTTTGCTAGCTCTACTTTACTTTTTATtcatcctttctttttctcctttttagtGGTGAGGGCTTCCTATGAGCTGTAACTGAAAAGAGCGCGGACAGTAAAGAAATGAATATTTATGTCCTGGGAGTCTGTAAAACCTCTGGCACCACATTGTCTGAATACTGAATTATCACGTAAATTGTGGACAAAAAGGAGATACAGTTTCAGCTAGGGTCACAAAAGATTATTACagtaaaagaaatgagaaaatacCGATGCGCTACTGTAATCAAATTTCTTGAAGAATGAGGAGTTGATCTTGCAGCTTCCGAAGGCTGGTATATTAACAGTAAATTCTGGCCACTGCAAAAAGATTTAACAGAATCAAACATGTTAAAGGAAAAAGGAAATACTCCAACAGTGGAGGGTGATTAATAAAAAGGGAGAAAGGCTAAACGCCATCAGATGCAGACACCAAGGAAGTGCGAAGCTCCTCGGTCCTGATTTACTGCATAACAAGGCAAAGTTAGCCCTAAAGTAGCATGTTGTGCAGCATCTACAGATACATATAGTCATAGCTCTCCACATAGAGTGGAACAATGTCAATATTCTATATTGCAAAAACAAATCATTGTACTAATTCTTTGTTTAAGTTCCGGGGTAAGCTAATTCGCACTTCAATTTGTAGGTTCCTTGGAATAAGCTTTATAAAGGGGTGCAATTCTTGATGGAGGAAACCCAGTTATTGCAATTTGCACAAAAAGTAGTACATATAAAGattaaaacttataaaaaagaGAGTTAATTCTCACAAATTCCTCTTTCTAAGCCTATAGTTTTGGTGAGCATGAAGATTGGCAAACAAATGAAAAGTCAATATTATGTCTTCATTCTTCAATGTTAGTTTGCTGCCTGAAGATGCTTCGTATCCACAATAGTGAAAGCaggtttgttttattttcatacCTTCCTCTTTTATGTCTCTATTTTCATTAGTATGAAGATTGGCAACTAATGAAAAGCCAATGATGTTTCTTCAATGTTAGTCTTCCAGTCAAGAAGGAAGCCTACAAATCAAGTGCAGAAACATAATGGTTCACGAGGCAGATGTGAAAGTAAGGATTGAGACACAAGTCGTCTCTAAGAGAGGAAGTTTCAACTATCTTAGGTCAATAATTCAAGGATATGGAGAGATTGACGATGATGTTACACATCGAATTGGAGCGGGATggatgatatggaggcttgcaTCCGGTGTCTTGTGTAAAAGGAATGTGCCACCAAGACTTAAAAGGTAATTCTTAAGAGGTTGTTAGACCTGCTATGTTGCATTGGGCAGAGTATTGGCCAGTCAAGAACTCGCACTTCTAGAAGATGAAAGTAGCATAAAGAAGGATGTTTAGATGGATGTGTGGGCATACTAGGAGAGACAAGATTAAGAGCGAAGATATTCGAGACAAGGTGGTAGTGGCCAACATTGTGGGCAAGATGAGGGGGACAAGACTGAGATGGTTCGGACATGTTAGATATCCTAAGGTAGTGAAGAAGCGTGAGAGGTTGGCTATGACGGGTATGAGGAGAGGTACAGGTAGCCCAAATAAGTATTGGGGAGAGATAATTACACTGGACATGACACATGTGCAACTCATCAACGAAATGACCCTAGATAGGAGATATGTGAGGATTAAGGTAGAAGACTGGTAGGTAGTCAAGAGTTGCTTAGTTTCCTTATCAAGATCATTAGTATTACTCTCATACTATCTTAGTCTTTGAACTTATTATTACTTACTGCTTCCTAGTCcttggaaacaacctctctacctctgTGAGGTaggaggtaggggtaaggtctgcgtacatTCTACCCTCCACAGACCTCACTATTTGGGATTTCACCGGGTatgttgttgtgttgttgttCCAAGTCCCATTATGTGGTATTATTTGTTGTGACTATTGTTCTTTTCTCATCATGACTTCTTCAtcactatattttattttcatattgtttttgTAATGCTTTACTTAAACCAAGAGTCCAATGGAAACAACAATTCTACCTTCACAAGATAGGGGTAAGGCTGCATACATATCACCCTCCACAGacctcacttgtgggattacactaggTATCTGATTGTTGTATCAAGTGTGAGGAAGATGACTAAAATATTTTAGgagtattcaaataaataaattttaaaacattcaaAGTTCTTTTGATGCGATGTAAAGTTGTTTTTGATTTAGGGTTTGAATTCATTCATACCTTTAACGCGCTTAGATAATCAACCAAATCATTTTCAAATCCACCATCCTTGTCCAAATTGTTTTGATTCTTCCAGGGAAAATCTTGCATCCACAATCCCTGGCTTTTGTTATTCCAATCAATAGAGATCAAGTTTGCAGTATGTATAATAACTCTAACTCCTGTTGGATAGACAAGAAGCATGGCTTTTGAATGGTGTGTTCCATATGCAATCGGTAAAGAAGGTTTGTGCAGAATCCAATTTGCAATCTTGCTTCTCTGTAAAGGGAGGAGacaatgaagaagaaatttaatccAAGAGAAGCTTCAATAACATCAGATTCTCATAACTTAAAAAATGTTAACCTTCATGTATTCCATGGTACCATCACCTTCTCCATGAATGACGAGAACATTAGGAATCCGTTTTAGAGTTGGACATGCTGCATAGAAAGGACCATGAAATCAGTCTTCAGGCAGAAAAAAAGATTAACTTAGTTCATAAAAGCAAATAAACTTGTACATAGTATCCAACAAACAATGGCAACCACAAATAAGTTGGGAAACCGCCTCATTGGACAATCCAAGACGTCGAAGAACAAAATTAATAGGAGAAACAGTCAatgttaacaaaataaaaaacaaaagataaGGCAAAATAACAGAACTAACCAGAAAGTAGCCAATCCATATCCACCATGTAATTCGAGAGGATAGCTACAAGCACATTCCCCTATGATACATAGGAGCCAATGTCAAGCAACCAACACAAACGTAGACATTATACAACAATTACAAGTACATATATAGAAGGATTTATCAATTATCATATGGAAAATGAACCTTGGATTTAAATCAACTCCAAAAGCTAGAGTGTGAGGTGAAAAATTCTCAAAAGACAACAATATGAAGAGACATCAGTACATTCCCCCAACCAATGTGAGACTTTCTAAGAGCGTGAATAATATTACATGAGAAGCAAGATTGGGTGAACCAAGAATAGGGATGGTCTGACCCTAACCATGTAAGGAAAATGACCTTGGatctaactcaaccccaaaaggCATGATGAGGATTGCCTAATGGCTAATACTCCcttatttcaatttgtttgccTTACTTTCCTATTTAGTCCGTTTCAAAAAatgtctcttttcttttctagcAACTCTTTAATTCTAACTTTCCACGTGGCGTGTTTAAAACCACGAGATTGAAGGGAAATTTGGTACATTCTACctatctttagtttaagaccataaaattcaaaaagtctTTTTCACTTTCTTAAATTCTGTGCAGAAGTCAAAACCaacacaaacaaattgaaacagagAGAGTATCATGTAAGGAGACAACCACCTACTTCCTCAACCATAGTGGGACATTTTACCAAGTAATAACCATCTATAGGACACATCGGAACACAGTGAGCTTTTGGAACCTGTTAAACGACTTAGCTCTAAAGTCTTTGCTGCCATATAGCTCCTATACACTTAATATTGTATAAGAGTATTGGATGAATATCTACAAGAGTccttcatcaaaaataaatatatgcaaGAATCTAAAGCTCAGAAAAGAAAGGATAGGATCACAAGTTCACTAGGGATGCATCAGTTCAGGGAAATCAGAAGCAAACTTGACGTCACGTCTTCTTTTGCCTCTTCACTAATTCATGAACAGTAATGCATCTATCTAGGAGGACCAACATCTCAGCCAAACAGAACCAATTCCAAAACAGACGCAATGCATAACTCTACCTGAATAACATCATTAATAGAAACAGCTTCTGAATTTGCCCATGCTGGCAGCTCACGCACTCTCATCAATCTGAACGTGAGGGGCAACTTGTGTTTGGGAACCCTAAACTGACGTATGGCCTCTGCAGAACTATTTGTTTCTTGGCCATTGTTGTGCAACATAATCTGTAAGCCAAAGATTTAACAAGCAATAAAAGTTGAAGCTTTTTACATACATATTTTTTCCAACAACGTGTTAATTTATTCAGAGACAAAAATGATGAAACAAGGAAACCCATACCAATTCTGAAGCTTCCTCACAAACTTCTCGAGCTTTCTTCTTGCCATGCATCTGGCCTTTGTCAGTAATGCTTTCTTCACTGAAAGGCCTTTTTTGTTTGTTACCTGGTGAAGTTTCATCCTTACAAGCTGCGCTAACATACTTAAATAGGTAATGCCCAGGTATCAACTCTATGATATCATCACTTCCGAGTTTCCACCTCTCTCTAGACAAAAGCTTCTTCCTCTCACCCTTTGATCTTATAACAACTGGATTTGTTCCTTCCTGCAATACAGTCCCATGTTTATTCCAAAGAAAAGACTTCAACGGGAAATTAAGAAGTAAGGATACCAGCATACTTTTACATATGTAAATAAGTTGAAATGCTATCACAAGGTGTAGACAGAACTCATGCACTATATGTATACATGAATTTATGAACATTTACGAACCAAACTTTCAAAAATTGACACCAATCCATCCAATCACTTGGTATACAAGCATAGGAAACTAAGCAGCATATTCATCACCAAAGCAGACTGAAAAACAAGCATACTGCTGAGAATCCTAGTATCCACAAGTTACAAAAGgataatcaataataaacacacacacacgtGGGTGTGGGTGTGGGTGTGTACATCTGTGTATGTATGATATTAACTAGGACGAATCATCCAAATACTGAATTCAACCAGAATAGAGCTCATAGACAGAGCTGACGCAACTTATTTGAGACTGAGTCATCGTTGAATGATTGATTGATATGTTTAAACATTCAATAATACGTGAAAATATCCatgaagaaaggaaaaaagtGCAGAAAAGTACCACAACAACATCAGCAGAGCCAGTGCAGGTAGCAGTGATAATAAGATGCTTGCGGCTCAGCCGCTTATCAGTAACTGGAATGCAATCCCGTCCAACACAATTAGGACCTTCTGAGAGTGGAATCTTGGGTATGGAACTTTTCCCATCCTCTTCCAAATTATCACTTAGAGGCACCAAAAATCCAACCTTTTTGAATCAAACACAAACCAAATCAGCGAAAGAACTAgaaaaaacacacacaaaaaaactaAACTCATGCTACTAATATATATGGTGCCAACCAAGTTGAGACGTGTTTATTCTGCAGTATCGCGTAAGTTTCTAATCAAGAAGATCACTGGTTATACACGATTTCGAAATTTGTTTGTTAAAAGTAACAAGTGGAATCTTCGGAATGGAACTATTCTCATCCCTTTACAAATTATCACTTAGAGGCACCAAAAATCCAACCTTACTTGCAACAACATACCGAATGTAGCCCCACACAATGGGGTCCGGGGAGGATAGTGTGCACGCAGACCTTACATCTACCTCAGAAATCCAACCTTATTTACAAAAACATACCCTATGTAGTTCCACATATTAGGGTCTGAGGAGGATGGAGTGTACGCAGACCTCACCTCTACCTCAAAAATCCaaccttatttaaaaaaatatactgaaTGTAGTCCCACACGGTGAGGACGGTGAggtctggggagggtagagtATACCTCTACCTCAAAAAATCCAACCTTCTTTGAtcaaacaaaaactaaaatcaacacaagaactcaaaaaaacacaaaatactaaaataaactaaactcATGCTTCTGATATATATCATACCAATTTAGAAAATCTCTAGTTTaagccaacttcaaatttatttattagacTAAATTATGAAAACGGGTCAGAAACAAATTTGAAAATGGATTGATTAACTAAACAAAATGCTACTAATAGAGAGATGAAACCTTGGATATGGAACTATTCTCATTCCTCTTCAAAGATATTACTCAATGGCACCAAAAATTCAACCTTTTCTTAATCAAACACAATAAAATCAAtgcaaaatcaaaattgaaacaaaatggAATCTTGGGTCTGgaaattttctcatttttttcataattatcaCTTAGATACACCaaaaaaatccaatctttttCCGTCAAACACAAACTAAAACCAATGCaagaagtagaaaaaaaaaaagacaaaattatAGTAAATAAAGAAAGTAGCTGAACCTGAGAAGAGATGGACATTGAATAGGTATTATGAAATGGGGTTTCGAATTTTGCCAGCTTCCCCTTATGGAGTTTGCAGAACAGGGCAAGCAGGCACTGGTTTTTGCCGCTTTGTATAGTTCATTCTCTGAActtgttattttatatgtaaaatcTTAACATCAATCCGTTATCGTCCAGCGGTTAGGATATCTGGCTTTCACCCAGGAGACCCGGGTTCGATTCCCGGTAACGGAACTTTTTGTTTTTCGGATTTAAGGATATTGTTATTATAAGGTCATTTCGTAACTAGTTAGAGTAATgtaaagataaattatttttttggggggcGTCATGGATATTGTTATTATAAGGTTAGAGTAATGTAACGATAAGTTTTGAAGAAATCTTCGTACTAGTTATGCGGGTTTCTAAATTATTGTTGTTTCGTATATGGTTAAAGTAATATAAGGTTTAGTTATGAGGAAATCCACGTAGAATTTATGGAGAGATTAGTTATTCGTGTATTAATTAGTTTACCttttattatgtataaaataatatatagattttctcataatttatacgtgtatgtattagttatgtctaaattatcaataaattttatatatgaataactTGTTGTATATCAAACTACCAAAATCGTAtaggttatatgaaaattaatGCATGGATTAAGATCGTTCTTATCCAGCTTGTTTGGTGTGAAGGTGAGTTATGCTTATATTAAATTCTGCATAACTAATATTGtgtttaatttgttattaaaaGATCCGCATAATTAGTATGTAAATAGGTTATGAGGaattgtacatatatttttttatgtaggtATAAGGTAGAATAATTAATACAAGTATAATTGATCTCTCCATAATCTTATACCAAACGACTTTGGGGTTAATTATTTTGATGTGAGAGGTGGTGGATACACTTAACTCATGAAATGaggtattttatgaaattagttGTCCCACCATATACATAGAATAACTTATTtcaacattataataaataaaagagaaaagacatagaGTCAGCACTGAAgttgtttcaaatttttaaaaaaacacctTAACTTTGTAAACGTCTTATTATTCCATTgaacaattttaaataaatatcattGACATAGAGAGTGGTTGCACACTCTCAAAGAGAGTGAGCaacctataataaataatataattttgttttttataagtactttattaaaaaatataatttcttatttttcatgttaatataattttattttttataagtactttattacaaaatatattttcttatttttcatgttattttaactttttttcctttttattttttcttttctctttcttctttcttcttcaaaaattcattctCATCTCCATCTATTAAAGCTTCTTATTTTTAATGTCATCATTCTTATCACAACTTCATCTtccttttttgttattattaattttactctctttaattttaaaattttatctacaTTTGAATAATTTGATAAACTCGTTAGAGTTCAAGATGATTAAGaagtatcatataattttttttatctgattttcaattaagttctttcattttttgggagatgatgtgaaatttaagataaatcaaaattaaaagtcaaaaagtaagagagagaaataaagttttaaaaaaaagataaaggaaaaatttaaaataaaataaaaaacacattttaaattaaattaatatgtgTCATATAATGATTGGTGTGTAAACACATTTTCTTCTTATAACTTGGAACTGATCGAAAAATgacataataatatatgttaaaattatttaatgatataataagACAATTGCAAAGTTAAGGTATTGTAAGTTTGAGACAACATCAGTAGTaactttatgttttttctctaaataaaatagtaaataaataatcatgagactaattaatattcttaatcaaacacaaaacaagataattaacattttatctTTGAATTATTGTCTTTTATTCTTCGTACCAAATGACCCGTGAAGGTTTaggattttaaaatttaaaaatcgatTATTAAATTTACAACGATATACTTTATTTGTAATTCTTTTTGGTGTgtgatataattttatatttactatTCATATAACGATAAAATCTtactattttcatatttaacttTATATCTAATCAAAGATGTTATATAATATGAAAACCGTTCCTATGGATTCTTGAAGTCGATTTAAGCACATTAAAAAACAGATAATTTATTATCAAATCGACGTATTTGTAAATTTTGACCTGattaaaaatttggaaaaaatgaaattaaatattaataaagtaATGACAATGAGAATGAAGTCAACAAACCAAGCTGGAGTTTATCATTCTTTAACCAAAAATTAAGGGTATTACATGTGTGGTTTAACAACTCAAACTACAAATTGGATCATTGAAACATATAAAGTGTGCTTAAATTATATGGCAGTGGAACCTTATTGGTATGCAATATGTTAATTACATGGTATTTAACAACTTCTGTTGataagaagggtatttttgattCAATAGTTTGACATAAAGAGTAGTTTTGaaccaaaatatagtttaagggtaaatatgagatattttgaatagtttaagggtatttttttaCCCTTTCTATTTAGTCTACGTGGCAGTAAAATCCTATTGGCATGCAATGTGGCATCCACgtgacatttaacaacttccgTTAATAAGAAGAGtatttttgacccaatagtatGACAGGAAGGATAGTTTTGAGccaaaataaagtttaagggtatatatgagctatttcgaatagtttagggtaTTTTTGAGCCTTTTTCGTATAAAGGAGTATGAAAGGATACGTTAATAATAAATACTTCCTTCGTTTTAATATATTGatgtatctatatttttttctgttattttacgtaattataaaataaaatgacatatttaaaactataaaattcaaaagtctttttatatcttttttagaTATGATGTCAAATtaaaacaagacaagcaagTTAAAACaagtaaagtaataaatattattctctcattttttaatttatttgacctATTTTCCTTAATAATTCAttcaaaaagtatatatattttcctttttagcaacttttcaatatatttaagaacatatcactaaaaaaaatattagtacaTTAAACGTATATTAAATCGAATAAGCAAATTAAAACGGATGAATTAATAAAcaattgattttttcaaaagggAAAGATATCCTAAAGGCAAAGGCAAAGGCCACATGAGAAATCTTGATCCGTGAGCCTAATTGCGTCGATGGCGTTTGACTTTGTTTTATGTATTCTTCGTTCACTTTTAATTATCATCcgtttttttaaagtaaatttaattgatttttaaaattaaattatattatacaaatttgatactttaaataaaaagttagatatttaaaattatacaaaaaatattataaattataatatttttaacatatcaatataataaaattatattataaaatattaatcaaaatttttatcgtttaactctaaaaaatgAATTCGTGACAACTAAAGGACGCAGGAAGTAAAACCTTATACGAACACGCAATTTTCTTGAATGttcattcaaaaaataattttttaaaaaatagaaattctcGTCAAAGACTCAAAAGTTTGATTAGAAAACTAAACAATAATTAATCTTTGTTCGTTTAGTTTTAATTTCAAGCCAAATAAAGTAATCTTAGGAGTATAGGGGCCATTTGGAAAGAGAATTTATCtcctctttttaaaataatcgaTTATTAATTGAATTAATGTTTTGATTAGTTTTTGAAAATGAGTTTCTCAAGTGAAATAAGATTTCTAActcacaatatttatttattttaaatgaattgTTTCACTTTTCTACtcacaaaaattatttatcttaatATGACATTGACTTTCAAATATCATCTTTCaactttctttttcaaataccTACAATTATAATTAATCTCTGGTGTTAAAGAGTTGGCGGAGGTATATTACTTTAActcaaattatgaatttatgtttaaactttttttaccaaatatatatagataattgattcaaaatttaataaacaaaatattttggctttcaaatcaaataaagtaaagtaATTAAAAGCCTGTTGAGAATGTTGTGTTTAAATAATTCAGATTcgaatattattaaattttaatacgaATATTAAATatcgaaagaaagaaaaaataccAAGAAGAAAGACCAGATCAATTATTCTCCTTTTGTTGCTTTTTTCTTCATTCCAATCtgtctttttgtttgttttctaaTTCAAAGcatcaattataaatttataattgaagaaaaatagtgACATATATACCTACTAGTCCTCTattatctttcttcttcaaagcCACCACATTTCATTGACTTCCCATTTTCTCTTACCAAAATACTTcatttttcttccttcttctcttttttatttttcttcaatttatgctaattaaattgaatcaaaagaaaaaaaaaagttgttagtTGTGTAATGATCATGGaagattaatttcatttttgattATTGGTAAGTATATATTGAGTAATTCtcttgtttttccttttaataattcatatagacatgtttatatacattatattcaaaattatgatTGTTCATATACGTATTGTGTGTTggaaaatcttttatttttaatatgattatttgttGTTTCCTTTGATTCGATTTTTGTGTTACTTGTGATGTTGTAagtatttcctttttatattgattttgatattgcATTACTTTAATCTAAGTTTATCTAGAACAATGTTTTTACGAAGATAAGTTAAGGATTATATATGCACCGCCCTCTCATTTTCTACTTGTAAGATTACAGTGAAGATATTTGTTGTTCTGGTTGattctattaagaaaatattgaattcaATTGAACGcgttaaaaatttgaatatacaTGTACTGTTTGTCTATTTTGTAATATTGGATGTTGAAAATCTATATagacacatattttttttttgtattatatttcaattttttcatctataaatTGCTATATAGAtgaaattttgggttttaatttcGCAGGAAAATTCAAAGTAATTAAAGATATAGAAAATGAACGGTGGTGATCGAGTTCTAAGACGACGAAAGAGTCTAACTGAACGGCTAGGATTAAAGAGAATCGGATGTTGCGGGTCCACTTGGGGTATCATGCCAGCAACAACGTTTGATGTTGTTGACGATGAAGACGAAAACGACAACGTAGAAGTGATGAGTCATCATATCCACACACCGCCACAAACACCGTGTCTGGCGGTGGCCGGAGGAGGAAGTTCCGGAATGAATTTGGCGGCTGCATTGGCCGCCGAACGCCACTTCAGAGCGGATAATAATGAATTCAATACCCTTTCGGGTTCAAGGCCCGGCCCAAACTCAAACTCGGGCCCATTGAGACCCGATGAAAGCAGCCCAACGAATGTACCAACTTATGACGACAATGAAGTCAACATTCATTCGGGCCGACGGCTTAGGCCCGGCCCGAACTCAGTTTCGGGCCTACCGAGGACCGATGGAGGTGTCTCGGGAAATATTCCGGGGACGCCAACGAGAATGTCGTTGATGAGGTTGTTAGAGGAAACAGAAGTGTATGAAGGAGAATTATTGATTGAGAAAGGAGAAGAGGGGGTGGGGAGTGATAGTGTGTGTTGTGTGTgtatgagaagaaaaaaaggagcAGCATTTATACCATGTGGTCACACATTTTGTAGAGTGTGTTCAAGAGAGCTTTGGGTAAATCGAGGTTGTTGTCCACTTTGTAATAGATCCATTCTTGAAATTCTCGACATttactaagaagaatccaatgTTTTGGTTATGCTGATTTCAGATTTGTCATATAATATATACTTGTATGTACAATGTAAATAGTACTATTTTCATGAATGTTAGGGAAATGGAATTACTATCGTCGAAAAATTTAGTGACTAAGTGATAAGtacttcatttttattcttaattagacATTTTAAGTTTGAGCCCTAGGTATAGATGGcgtataattatattatgtagCTAGtgtgaaaatatttcttttttatgtatgtacatatattACATATTGACACTCCTTGACTTTTATacgattttatttctttatattttgacatTCCTTAAACAAAATTCTAGCTCCATCGCTGCTAGGTATGCTATAGTATTACTcgatataaaattttgttacGAGACTTTAAATTTAATCGTGTTTCAATAGGATACGAAAAGAAGATTAGGGTGAAGCGGGAGGAAAATTTGATTTGAAGAATGTGAAATGTAGTGAAAGTTAGAAGTTTCTAGTGATTATCACAAAGACGTAAcatctttttatcttttcttttagtTTGGCTTGTAATTTGTTTTggagggaaaaaaaaaagaaagatgaaagaaaaaaaaaattt encodes the following:
- the LOC101257338 gene encoding tyrosyl-DNA phosphodiesterase 1 translates to MSISSQVGFLVPLSDNLEEDGKSSIPKIPLSEGPNCVGRDCIPVTDKRLSRKHLIITATCTGSADVVVEGTNPVVIRSKGERKKLLSRERWKLGSDDIIELIPGHYLFKYVSAACKDETSPGNKQKRPFSEESITDKGQMHGKKKAREVCEEASELIMLHNNGQETNSSAEAIRQFRVPKHKLPLTFRLMRVRELPAWANSEAVSINDVIQGNVLVAILSNYMVDMDWLLSACPTLKRIPNVLVIHGEGDGTMEYMKRSKIANWILHKPSLPIAYGTHHSKAMLLVYPTGVRVIIHTANLISIDWNNKSQGLWMQDFPWKNQNNLDKDGGFENDLVDYLSALKWPEFTVNIPAFGSCKINSSFFKKFDYSSASVRLIASVPGYHSGSSLRKWGHMKLRTVLQECTFSKEFQKSPLIYQFSSLGSLDEKWMTEFASSMSAGVTDDKKPLGIGEPMIVWPNVEDVRCSLEGYAAGSAIPSPSKNVEKEFLKKYWAKWKASHTGRCRAMPHIKTFLRYNGQSLAWFLLTSSNLSKAAWGALQKNNSQLMIRSYELGVLFLPSSVKRGCGFSCTNNGYPSEDETSIHEGKKIKLVTLAWQGKGNDDSSEVIKLPVAYELPPKPYSLEDIPWSWDRRYTKKDIYGQVWPR